The Desulfoscipio gibsoniae DSM 7213 genome contains a region encoding:
- a CDS encoding class I adenylate-forming enzyme family protein, producing MNLSSIVENNASWNPKATAIICTETDTKYTYEEFNKLINRFGCALQEMGVQKEDRVAIYLPNSPEFLISHFAIARIGAVAVPFNVMFKGPEIKYILNNSKAKVLIAAAKEAALNVVEVLPGIPTLERVITVGETELAGAVTFASMIESGKDELEMVDCAPSDTVSILYTSGTTGQPKGAMLTHNNFLSNARLNGTRVLHVNDQDLFYTGTPFCHVFYVLSVLGPIYAGAGIVVSERFMPDKTLESISKYRVTHYAGVPTMWIYMLNEYTPEKYDVSSWRFAQSAGASMPGEYISKIENTFRVGFCECYGSTETSSTVSFGRLGHGKVASIGPPAWGYQFKIIGDDGKELGPNEVGEIVLRGPGVFKGYWEMPEATKEVLSEDGWFKTGDLGKYDEDGYYYIVDRKKDMIICGGYNIYPREIEEVLYTHPKVFEAVVIGVPDKEKGEIPKAYIKLKQGVEAEPAEIVQFCKERMAAYKSPRQVEFVDDFPKNPTGKILKRVMRE from the coding sequence ATGAATTTATCCAGCATTGTCGAAAACAATGCTAGCTGGAATCCAAAAGCTACTGCAATTATATGTACAGAAACGGATACCAAGTATACTTACGAGGAATTTAACAAATTAATCAATCGTTTTGGCTGTGCCCTGCAGGAGATGGGGGTTCAAAAAGAAGACAGGGTTGCGATATATCTTCCCAACTCACCCGAATTTTTAATTTCCCATTTTGCTATAGCCAGAATCGGGGCTGTGGCAGTACCTTTCAACGTAATGTTTAAGGGCCCGGAAATTAAGTATATTTTAAACAATTCCAAAGCCAAAGTGCTCATCGCTGCCGCAAAAGAGGCTGCATTGAATGTGGTTGAAGTGCTGCCCGGAATTCCTACCCTGGAACGCGTAATTACGGTTGGCGAGACGGAACTTGCCGGTGCGGTTACTTTTGCATCCATGATTGAAAGCGGTAAAGATGAACTGGAAATGGTAGACTGCGCACCCAGCGACACTGTGAGCATTCTCTATACATCCGGAACTACCGGTCAGCCCAAGGGTGCTATGCTTACCCATAATAACTTTTTATCTAATGCCCGGTTAAACGGCACCAGAGTACTACACGTCAACGACCAAGATTTGTTTTATACCGGCACACCTTTCTGTCACGTTTTTTATGTTCTCAGTGTACTTGGCCCAATATATGCCGGCGCCGGCATAGTTGTATCCGAACGTTTTATGCCTGACAAGACACTTGAAAGCATTTCAAAATACCGGGTGACCCATTATGCTGGTGTGCCGACTATGTGGATTTACATGCTTAATGAGTATACCCCTGAAAAATATGATGTTAGTTCATGGCGATTTGCCCAATCCGCGGGAGCTTCAATGCCCGGGGAATATATCAGCAAAATAGAAAACACCTTCAGGGTGGGCTTTTGCGAATGTTACGGTTCCACCGAGACAAGTTCCACAGTTTCATTTGGCCGCCTGGGCCACGGTAAGGTAGCTTCCATCGGACCGCCGGCATGGGGCTATCAGTTTAAAATAATTGGCGATGACGGTAAAGAATTAGGTCCAAACGAGGTTGGAGAAATTGTTTTAAGGGGTCCCGGGGTCTTTAAAGGCTATTGGGAAATGCCCGAAGCTACAAAGGAAGTTTTGAGTGAAGACGGCTGGTTTAAGACCGGTGATCTGGGTAAATACGATGAGGATGGATACTATTATATAGTAGACAGGAAAAAAGATATGATCATTTGCGGGGGCTACAATATTTATCCCCGTGAGATAGAAGAAGTGTTATACACTCATCCCAAGGTTTTTGAAGCGGTTGTCATTGGTGTCCCTGACAAGGAAAAGGGCGAAATTCCCAAAGCATATATTAAGCTCAAGCAGGGAGTCGAAGCTGAACCTGCGGAGATAGTCCAGTTCTGCAAGGAAAGAATGGCGGCCTACAAGTCCCCCAGACAAGTTGAGTTTGTCGATGATTTTCCCAAAAATCCCACAGGTAAAATACTTAAAAGGGTAATGCGGGAATAA